From the Gallaecimonas kandeliae genome, one window contains:
- a CDS encoding beta-ketoacyl-ACP synthase III — translation MHAKILGTGSYLPAKVRTNADLEKMVETTDQWIVERTGISERRIAAEDDTVVTLATPAAKAALEAAGIKATDLDLIIFATTTGSDSFPSAACWLQAELGVPGIGAFDVAAACAGFTYGLSIAEQFIKTGAARHVLVVGADILTRVCGPEDRSTIILFGDGAGAVVLGASEEPGILGSCIHADGSYGELLCAALPSRVDPSIDPWLHMKGNEVFKVAVTKLADVVSEILDKAGLEKQQLDWLVPHQANQRIISATAKKLGMGLDKVVLNLHKYGNTSAASVPIALDEAVRDGRIQRGQLLLLEAFGAGFAWGAALIRY, via the coding sequence ATGCACGCAAAAATTCTCGGTACAGGCAGTTACCTGCCTGCCAAGGTGCGCACCAACGCCGATCTGGAAAAGATGGTGGAGACCACAGACCAGTGGATAGTGGAGCGCACCGGGATCAGCGAGCGTCGTATCGCCGCTGAAGACGACACTGTCGTCACCCTGGCCACACCGGCCGCCAAGGCCGCTCTTGAGGCCGCCGGCATCAAGGCCACCGACCTCGACCTCATCATCTTCGCTACCACCACGGGGTCCGATTCTTTCCCCTCCGCTGCCTGTTGGTTGCAGGCTGAACTGGGCGTGCCTGGCATCGGCGCCTTCGACGTGGCCGCCGCCTGCGCCGGCTTCACCTATGGCCTGTCCATTGCCGAACAGTTCATCAAGACGGGCGCAGCCCGCCACGTGCTGGTGGTGGGTGCCGATATCCTGACCCGGGTCTGTGGCCCTGAAGACAGGTCCACCATCATCCTCTTCGGTGATGGCGCCGGCGCCGTGGTCCTGGGTGCCAGTGAAGAACCCGGCATCCTCGGCAGCTGCATCCATGCCGATGGCAGCTACGGCGAGCTGCTCTGTGCGGCCCTGCCGTCCCGTGTCGATCCCAGCATCGACCCCTGGCTGCACATGAAGGGCAACGAGGTGTTCAAGGTCGCCGTCACCAAACTGGCCGATGTGGTCAGCGAGATCCTCGACAAGGCCGGCCTCGAGAAGCAACAACTGGACTGGCTGGTACCGCATCAGGCCAACCAGCGCATCATCAGCGCCACCGCCAAGAAATTGGGCATGGGCCTCGATAAGGTGGTGCTGAATCTCCATAAGTACGGCAATACCTCTGCCGCTTCCGTGCCCATCGCCTTGGACGAGGCGGTGCGGGACGGCCGTATTCAACGTGGCCAACTCCTGCTGCTGGAAGCCTTCGGCGCCGGCTTCGCCTGGGGTGCGGCCCTGATTCGTTATTAA
- the plsX gene encoding phosphate acyltransferase PlsX yields MQAFTISVDAMGGDLGPAVTVPAIARALSLHPSLSIRAFACGDISRELHLYGLDKHPRFSLHLAQCSVSMDERPSSALRSKRDSSMAEAIKDVAEGRSQACVSAGNTGALMALSRHFLKTLPGIDRPAIISAMPAMNGKKVYMLDLGANVACDSETLYQFAVMGSAMAHTVEGLAEPRVALLNIGEEEVKGNDQVRHAASLLQDNPHLHYVGYLEGHDIFTNKADVIVCDGFVGNVTLKTCEGIAQYFLAELKASFGNSFWGRLLGRLVRPFIKAIYARVNPDQYNGASLVGLRGIVVKSHGNAGVDAFFNAIGQALHSAERKLPDGIEDAIGTVLLDKH; encoded by the coding sequence TTGCAAGCGTTTACCATTTCGGTAGATGCGATGGGCGGGGACCTAGGCCCCGCCGTCACAGTGCCCGCCATAGCGCGGGCACTGTCGCTTCACCCCTCTTTATCCATCCGTGCCTTTGCCTGCGGCGATATCAGTCGTGAGCTGCATCTCTACGGTTTGGACAAGCATCCCAGATTCAGCCTCCACCTGGCCCAATGCTCAGTGTCCATGGACGAGCGGCCCTCCAGCGCGCTGCGTTCCAAGCGCGACTCGAGCATGGCCGAGGCCATCAAAGATGTCGCCGAAGGGCGCTCCCAGGCCTGTGTCAGCGCCGGCAATACCGGTGCCTTGATGGCGCTGTCCCGCCATTTCCTCAAGACCCTGCCCGGTATCGACAGGCCGGCCATCATCTCCGCCATGCCGGCCATGAACGGTAAGAAGGTCTATATGCTGGATCTCGGTGCCAACGTGGCCTGTGATTCCGAGACCCTCTACCAGTTCGCCGTCATGGGCTCGGCCATGGCCCACACCGTCGAAGGCCTGGCCGAACCCAGGGTGGCGCTGCTCAACATCGGCGAAGAAGAGGTCAAGGGCAACGACCAGGTGCGCCATGCCGCCAGCCTGCTGCAGGACAACCCCCATCTCCATTACGTCGGTTACCTGGAGGGGCATGACATCTTCACCAACAAGGCCGATGTCATCGTCTGCGATGGCTTTGTCGGTAACGTGACCCTCAAGACCTGCGAGGGCATAGCCCAGTATTTCCTGGCCGAACTCAAGGCCAGCTTCGGCAACAGTTTCTGGGGACGGCTGCTGGGCAGGCTGGTCCGCCCTTTCATCAAGGCCATCTACGCCCGGGTGAACCCCGACCAGTACAATGGGGCCAGTCTGGTAGGATTGCGCGGTATTGTCGTGAAGAGCCACGGAAATGCCGGCGTTGATGCTTTTTTCAACGCTATTGGGCAGGCTCTGCACAGCGCTGAGCGCAAGCTGCCGGATGGCATCGAAGATGCCATCGGTACCGTTTTATTGGACAAGCACTGA
- the yceD gene encoding 23S rRNA accumulation protein YceD — protein sequence MRKVKLPLTLDPVKAAQRRDDYDGVVPVTELTRLMELTETRQGEVDVQLHCGVDAQGLVFTSGKAAAELELVCQRCNGLMPFLAEVDFAYTPVFAKTEIEELPEAYEPVDLDENGEIDVRKLIEDELILALPLVAMHAEDQCAVSSSDMSFGKIEPADERPNPFAVLEQLKKK from the coding sequence ATGCGAAAAGTTAAGCTGCCCTTAACTCTCGATCCGGTCAAAGCTGCCCAGCGTCGTGACGATTATGACGGTGTGGTACCCGTGACCGAATTGACGCGTTTGATGGAATTGACAGAGACCCGGCAGGGTGAAGTGGATGTCCAGCTGCATTGCGGTGTAGACGCCCAGGGGTTGGTCTTTACCAGTGGTAAAGCCGCCGCGGAGCTCGAACTGGTGTGCCAACGCTGTAATGGACTGATGCCCTTCCTCGCAGAGGTAGACTTCGCCTATACGCCAGTCTTTGCCAAAACCGAAATAGAAGAGCTCCCGGAAGCTTATGAGCCTGTCGACCTCGACGAAAATGGGGAGATCGACGTGCGGAAGCTAATAGAAGATGAGTTGATCCTGGCACTGCCCTTGGTCGCAATGCATGCTGAAGACCAGTGTGCAGTGTCTTCATCCGATATGAGTTTCGGCAAGATCGAACCTGCTGATGAGCGTCCGAATCCCTTTGCTGTTCTCGAACAGCTAAAGAAGAAGTGA
- the acpP gene encoding acyl carrier protein has product MSTIEERVKKIIVEQLGVKEEEVKNEASFVDDLGADSLDTVELVMALEEEFDTEIPDEEAEKITTVQAAIDYVTAHQG; this is encoded by the coding sequence ATGAGCACTATCGAAGAACGCGTTAAGAAAATCATCGTCGAGCAACTGGGCGTTAAGGAAGAAGAAGTCAAGAACGAAGCTTCTTTCGTTGACGACCTCGGCGCTGACTCTCTGGACACCGTTGAGCTGGTGATGGCGCTGGAAGAAGAGTTCGATACCGAGATCCCGGACGAAGAAGCCGAGAAGATCACCACCGTTCAAGCGGCTATCGACTACGTCACTGCCCACCAGGGCTAA
- the fabG gene encoding 3-oxoacyl-ACP reductase FabG, with protein MSDFLSLTGKIALVTGASRGIGRAIAERLAAQGATVFGTATSDKGADAISAFLGEGRGLCLNVTDADSIDAALAAIKERAGELDILVNNAGITRDNLLMRMKDEEWDDVIDTNLKSLYRLSKAVLRPMMKKRAGRIISVGSVVGTMGNQGQVNYAAAKAGLLGFTKSLAREVASRNITVNAVAPGFIDTDMTRELTEEQKSGIFGQVPLARLGSPAEIASAVAFLASEEAGYITGETLHVNGGMVMA; from the coding sequence ATGTCTGACTTTTTATCTCTGACCGGCAAAATCGCCCTGGTCACCGGTGCCAGCCGTGGTATCGGCCGTGCCATCGCCGAGCGCCTGGCCGCCCAAGGCGCCACCGTTTTCGGTACCGCCACCTCCGATAAGGGCGCCGATGCCATCAGCGCCTTCCTGGGCGAAGGCCGTGGCCTTTGCCTGAACGTCACCGATGCCGACAGCATCGACGCCGCTCTTGCCGCCATCAAGGAGCGGGCAGGGGAGCTGGATATTCTGGTGAACAACGCCGGTATCACCCGTGACAACCTGCTGATGCGTATGAAAGACGAAGAATGGGATGATGTCATCGACACCAATCTCAAATCCCTCTATCGTCTGTCCAAGGCCGTACTGCGGCCGATGATGAAAAAACGCGCAGGACGCATCATTTCCGTGGGCTCAGTCGTGGGCACCATGGGTAACCAGGGACAGGTCAACTACGCTGCCGCCAAGGCAGGCCTGCTTGGCTTCACCAAATCCCTGGCCCGTGAAGTCGCCTCGCGCAACATTACTGTCAACGCGGTCGCTCCCGGCTTTATCGACACCGATATGACCCGCGAACTGACCGAAGAGCAAAAATCCGGGATCTTCGGGCAAGTGCCGCTGGCACGCCTGGGAAGTCCCGCTGAAATTGCCAGTGCGGTAGCCTTCCTGGCCTCGGAAGAAGCCGGCTACATCACGGGTGAAACCTTGCACGTCAATGGCGGCATGGTGATGGCGTAA
- a CDS encoding Maf family protein — protein MQLILGSSSPFRKSLLEKLAIPFSCVSPDIDESALPGESITALVERLAVEKAKAAANMVEGPALVIGSDQLCVVEEEVCGKPLTRDKAIAQLQRSSGKAVTFYTGLALYNSQSGRCQSLVEPFEVRFRQLSDRQIAGYVDKEEPFWCAGSFKCEGLGIALFESLNGRDPNSLVGLPLIALVRMLEAEGLDVLA, from the coding sequence ATGCAACTGATTTTAGGGTCCAGCTCTCCTTTCCGTAAGAGCCTGCTGGAAAAACTGGCAATTCCCTTTTCCTGTGTCAGCCCCGACATCGACGAAAGTGCCCTGCCCGGCGAGTCCATCACCGCCCTGGTGGAAAGGCTGGCGGTGGAAAAGGCCAAGGCGGCGGCCAACATGGTTGAAGGGCCTGCCCTGGTGATAGGGTCGGATCAACTCTGTGTGGTGGAAGAAGAAGTCTGCGGCAAACCCCTGACCCGGGACAAGGCCATAGCTCAATTGCAGAGGTCCAGCGGCAAAGCGGTCACCTTTTATACGGGACTCGCCCTCTACAACAGCCAGAGCGGCCGCTGCCAATCCCTGGTGGAACCGTTCGAGGTGCGTTTCAGGCAACTATCCGACCGCCAGATAGCGGGTTACGTGGATAAGGAAGAGCCCTTCTGGTGTGCGGGCTCTTTCAAATGCGAAGGTTTGGGCATAGCCCTTTTCGAGAGCCTTAACGGCCGGGACCCCAACAGTCTGGTCGGCCTGCCCCTCATCGCCCTGGTGAGGATGCTGGAGGCCGAAGGCCTGGATGTGCTGGCTTAA
- the fabD gene encoding ACP S-malonyltransferase, with product MQRTAFIFPGQGSQSVGMLAELAADFPQVLDTFKEASDVLGYDLWSLVQDGPEAVLNATERTQPALLTASVATYRVYEALGGAMPELMAGHSLGEYSALVCAGALDFKDAVALVEARGQFMQAAVPAGTGAMAAIIGLDDAAVVEGCSEAAQGDVVEAVNFNSPGQVVIAGSKAAVDRACEVLKEKGAKRALPLSVSVPSHCALMKPAAEKLAERLNQIEIKAPKVPVVNNVDVAQASDPAAIKDALVRQLFSPVRWTESVEAMAKEGVTEMFECGPGKVLCGLVKRIDKALNASALHSGDDLRALVK from the coding sequence ATGCAAAGAACTGCCTTTATATTTCCGGGACAAGGCTCTCAGAGCGTTGGCATGCTGGCCGAGCTGGCCGCCGACTTCCCGCAAGTGCTGGACACCTTCAAGGAAGCCTCGGACGTGCTGGGTTATGACCTCTGGTCTTTGGTGCAGGACGGCCCCGAGGCCGTTCTGAATGCCACAGAGCGTACCCAACCGGCCCTGCTCACCGCTTCTGTCGCCACTTACCGCGTCTATGAAGCCCTGGGCGGCGCTATGCCTGAGCTGATGGCAGGCCACAGCCTCGGTGAATATTCCGCCCTGGTCTGCGCTGGCGCTTTGGATTTCAAGGATGCCGTTGCCCTGGTAGAGGCCCGTGGCCAGTTCATGCAGGCCGCCGTGCCGGCCGGCACCGGTGCCATGGCCGCCATCATAGGCCTGGACGATGCCGCCGTCGTTGAAGGTTGTAGCGAAGCCGCCCAAGGCGATGTCGTGGAAGCGGTCAACTTCAACAGCCCCGGCCAGGTGGTGATCGCCGGCTCCAAGGCGGCTGTCGACCGTGCCTGCGAGGTGCTCAAGGAAAAAGGCGCCAAGCGCGCATTGCCGCTGAGCGTCTCAGTGCCCAGCCACTGTGCCCTGATGAAACCGGCCGCCGAAAAGCTGGCCGAGCGTCTGAACCAAATCGAGATCAAGGCACCCAAGGTGCCGGTGGTGAACAACGTCGACGTGGCCCAGGCCAGCGACCCTGCCGCCATCAAGGATGCGCTGGTACGCCAGCTGTTCAGCCCGGTGCGCTGGACAGAGTCTGTCGAGGCCATGGCCAAAGAAGGCGTCACCGAAATGTTTGAATGCGGCCCGGGCAAGGTGCTCTGCGGCCTGGTGAAACGGATAGACAAGGCGCTGAACGCCAGCGCCCTGCATAGCGGCGACGACCTGCGCGCCCTGGTCAAGTGA
- the rpmF gene encoding 50S ribosomal protein L32 — translation MAVQQNKKSRSRRDMRRSHDALTAASLSVDKTSGETHRRHHVTADGFYRGKKVIG, via the coding sequence ATGGCCGTTCAACAGAACAAAAAGTCCCGGTCCCGCCGCGACATGCGTCGTTCCCACGACGCTCTGACCGCCGCCAGCCTGTCCGTGGACAAGACTTCCGGTGAAACTCACCGTCGTCACCACGTCACTGCCGACGGTTTTTACCGTGGCAAGAAGGTCATCGGTTAA
- the fabF gene encoding beta-ketoacyl-ACP synthase II: MTKRRVVVTGMGMLSPVGNSVNASWQALLAGQSGIDTISCFDTSAFTTHFAGNVKEFDVTQYMSSKDAKKMDLFIQYGVVAGIQALQDSGIELDKTDLSRFGVAVGSGIGGLGLIEKNHEALLANGPRKMSPFFVPSTIINMVAGHLSIMYGLRGPNIAITTACTTGVHNIGHAARMIAYGDADVMLAGGAEMACTALGMGGFGAARALSTRNDDPRAASRPWDRDRDGFVLGDGAGVMVVEEYEHAKARGARIYAELTGFGMSGDAYHMTSPPDNGAGAAASMANAIRDARLDPSQVGYVNAHGTSTPAGDIAETNAVKSVFGDHAYKLMVSSTKSMTGHLLGAAGSVEAIISVMSLVDNAIPPTINLDNPSEGCDLDYVPHEARQAKVEHVLCNSFGFGGTNGSLLFSRI, encoded by the coding sequence GTGACCAAGCGTCGTGTCGTTGTAACCGGTATGGGCATGCTGTCCCCCGTGGGCAACAGCGTCAATGCTTCCTGGCAGGCCCTGCTGGCCGGTCAAAGCGGTATCGATACCATCAGCTGCTTCGATACCAGCGCCTTTACCACCCACTTTGCCGGTAACGTCAAAGAATTCGATGTCACTCAGTACATGTCCAGCAAGGACGCCAAGAAGATGGACTTGTTCATCCAGTATGGTGTCGTGGCCGGTATCCAGGCCTTGCAAGACAGTGGTATCGAGTTGGACAAGACCGATCTGAGCCGCTTCGGCGTGGCCGTCGGTTCCGGTATCGGTGGCCTTGGGCTTATCGAAAAGAACCATGAGGCCCTGCTGGCCAATGGTCCGCGCAAGATGTCGCCCTTCTTCGTGCCCAGCACCATCATCAACATGGTGGCAGGACACCTGTCCATCATGTACGGCCTGCGCGGCCCCAATATCGCCATCACCACTGCTTGTACTACCGGCGTTCACAACATCGGCCATGCGGCGCGGATGATCGCTTATGGTGATGCCGACGTCATGCTGGCCGGTGGTGCCGAGATGGCCTGTACCGCCCTTGGCATGGGCGGCTTCGGCGCGGCCCGCGCCCTGTCCACCCGTAATGACGATCCCAGGGCCGCCAGCCGCCCTTGGGACCGCGACCGCGACGGTTTCGTGCTGGGTGACGGTGCCGGTGTCATGGTGGTGGAAGAGTACGAACACGCCAAGGCCCGTGGCGCCCGCATCTACGCCGAGCTGACCGGTTTTGGCATGAGCGGCGATGCCTACCACATGACCTCACCGCCGGACAACGGCGCTGGGGCCGCGGCTTCCATGGCCAACGCCATCCGCGATGCCAGGTTGGATCCCAGCCAGGTGGGCTACGTCAACGCCCACGGCACCTCCACCCCGGCCGGCGACATCGCCGAGACCAACGCGGTGAAGTCCGTGTTCGGGGACCATGCCTACAAGCTGATGGTGAGCTCCACCAAGTCCATGACCGGTCACCTGCTGGGTGCCGCTGGCTCGGTCGAAGCCATCATCTCTGTGATGAGCCTGGTGGACAATGCCATACCGCCCACCATCAACCTGGACAACCCGTCTGAGGGGTGTGACCTGGATTACGTGCCTCACGAGGCGCGCCAGGCCAAGGTGGAGCACGTGCTCTGTAACTCCTTCGGTTTCGGCGGTACCAACGGCTCCTTGCTGTTCAGCCGTATCTAA
- a CDS encoding HAD family hydrolase — protein sequence MRDVRLVIFDWDGTLMDSVGRIVSSMQATARALALPVPTEQQVRDIIGLSLMPAFDALFPGLDEAGRDAVLAVYRDQYVELDPTPTPLFPGVEAMLATLKTSGRQLAVATGKARAGLTRVFAETGLEPFFITSRSADEAHSKPHPDMLEQILSETGVAAHQALMIGDSELDMKMARAAGVRALGVGFGVHDETRLKAAGAEAVLGDWPSLAEVLA from the coding sequence GTGAGAGACGTCCGCCTCGTCATCTTCGATTGGGACGGCACCCTGATGGACTCGGTGGGGCGCATCGTCTCCAGCATGCAGGCCACGGCCAGGGCCCTGGCGCTGCCGGTACCCACTGAACAGCAGGTGCGGGACATCATAGGGCTGAGCCTGATGCCGGCCTTCGACGCGCTCTTTCCCGGCCTCGACGAGGCGGGCAGGGATGCGGTGCTGGCCGTCTACCGCGACCAGTACGTGGAGCTGGATCCGACGCCGACGCCGCTTTTTCCCGGTGTCGAGGCCATGCTGGCGACCCTCAAGACGTCGGGCCGGCAACTGGCGGTAGCCACTGGCAAGGCGAGGGCAGGGCTGACCCGGGTCTTTGCCGAGACCGGCCTTGAGCCCTTCTTTATTACCAGCCGCAGTGCCGACGAGGCCCACTCCAAGCCCCACCCTGACATGCTCGAGCAGATTTTGAGCGAGACCGGCGTCGCGGCGCACCAGGCGTTGATGATCGGCGACTCGGAGCTGGACATGAAAATGGCCAGGGCCGCCGGCGTGCGGGCCCTGGGGGTTGGCTTCGGTGTCCACGACGAAACGCGACTCAAGGCCGCCGGTGCTGAAGCCGTGCTCGGCGACTGGCCGTCCCTGGCCGAGGTCCTGGCTTAA